In one window of Microbacterium dextranolyticum DNA:
- a CDS encoding ferritin-like fold-containing protein — protein sequence MVTWPWQRARPAGRTLRLRSRGDFGDVLRVDFEELAPDVDTFLGQAAYLQLGYFETLSQLIAPTPELSHKESLTRAAGAALIKHRELVAIVRDRGDDPLDVMLPFREPLDAFRRATHGARSLETMLSVHITAGMLDDFYLALSASYGTTGNRVAQILGEDDDRQALVGIITDAIASDEEWRALLALWGRRLVGDTLLIARAALRPRALDAAEEKRVEPVFTALLAGHSRRMAAIGLDA from the coding sequence GTGGTGACCTGGCCCTGGCAGCGCGCACGCCCCGCGGGGCGAACGCTCCGTCTGCGTTCGCGCGGGGACTTCGGCGATGTGCTGCGCGTCGACTTCGAAGAGCTCGCACCCGATGTCGACACGTTCCTCGGGCAGGCGGCCTACCTGCAGCTGGGCTACTTCGAAACCCTGAGCCAGCTCATCGCCCCGACACCGGAGCTCTCCCACAAGGAGTCGTTGACCCGTGCCGCGGGCGCCGCGCTCATCAAGCATCGGGAGCTCGTTGCGATCGTGCGTGATCGCGGCGACGACCCGCTGGATGTGATGCTGCCCTTCCGCGAGCCGCTGGACGCTTTCCGGCGGGCGACGCACGGCGCGCGCTCGCTCGAGACGATGCTGTCGGTGCACATCACGGCGGGCATGCTGGACGACTTCTACCTCGCGCTGTCGGCGAGCTACGGCACGACCGGCAACAGGGTCGCTCAGATCCTGGGTGAGGACGATGACCGACAGGCACTCGTCGGCATCATCACCGATGCCATCGCGTCGGACGAGGAATGGCGCGCGCTGCTCGCGCTGTGGGGGCGGCGCCTCGTCGGCGACACGCTCCTGATCGCCCGTGCCGCGCTCCGGCCGCGCGCGCTCGACGCCGCGGAGGAGAAGCGTGTGGAACCCGTCTTCACGGCGCTGCTGGCCGGGCATTCCCGCCGTATGGCCGCCATCGGGCTGGACGCCTGA
- a CDS encoding ATP-dependent helicase: MMLDPAQRAVAELAADASATVAGAPGSGKTTVIVERVRHLLANGVGPDELLVLTPTRQSATVLRDRLALEVRVATPGPLARSIAAFAYQLVRAHAVHEGRPVPQLLTGPDEDRIVQDLLDGDAEDETMGLVRWPPGVGAEVRATRGFRAELRAFLAECTALGIDPPRLVELAGDGSLPASTSELWRALASFADDYHAVRARMRDAHRDAAGLVREAAALLRALPADSPARGVTARVRVLLVDDAQELTLSGVEMLEACRAAGIAVLVFGDPDVGSGAFRGARPENFARLASGVPLMVLGGCHRGGTAVRDLAAEVTSRIGAAGVVSHRRRPNVPQPDEEGTVSDPDDSIRAFALRSSGEEYDTVARLLRERHIHDGVAWERCAVIAHDSRQVAAFEAELAAREVPTASGQGRTLGENRAVRDLLRLVELAARRSWESDETVEALRAGGFDVVDVRRLRTALRQDAVRAGGGGDAVPAVRDLLASGFEHPLEFELVDTREGRRAARIAQTIAQLRAQLDADATAHELLWTAWERSGWERTWREAAAARGPLAEQARRDLDAIVSLFQAAKRHGERADGTAPVAFLRGILESDVAEDRLVSPAPIDVVQVLTPAAALGTEFDTVVIAGVQDGLWPNLRTRGGLFDTWRLSIAGTAEAHGPLDLRRAVLHDELRLFVRSVTRASERLIVTAVDDDDTGPSVLFEFLPPAEPAPRSAEHPLSLRGLVARYRRVLTVARSPSAARDDAARQLALLAAAGVAGAAPDEWYGVRGPTSAGPLYDLDHEAARVSPSKLEAIAECQLNWVIGDLGGDAGGVGAGLGTLIHAALEHASGSDEAALWAAVEARWSELEFEAAWIERTERVRARDLVSRLSAYLADAAAGGTTLLDAEPHFEIDVSVPGAALPAVISGTIDRVEQTATGAVVIVDLKTGRTQATGPGAALGNPQLSAYQLAFERGAVPGTEGRPSGGAKLLVLKPTRTAPYATPTQPPFDDETRDAFLARIEESVRVMGGAQFLAPFEAHCRDDHTHGLCRIHTIGPVSSS; encoded by the coding sequence ATGATGCTCGACCCCGCCCAACGCGCCGTCGCCGAGCTCGCCGCCGATGCGTCCGCGACGGTGGCCGGCGCTCCGGGGTCGGGGAAGACCACCGTGATCGTGGAGCGCGTCCGGCACCTGCTCGCGAACGGGGTCGGCCCGGACGAACTGCTCGTGCTCACACCGACCCGCCAGTCGGCGACGGTGCTGCGCGATCGGCTCGCCCTCGAAGTGCGCGTCGCGACGCCCGGCCCGCTGGCACGTTCGATCGCCGCGTTCGCGTACCAGCTCGTGCGTGCCCATGCGGTGCACGAGGGCCGTCCCGTCCCGCAGCTGCTCACCGGGCCCGACGAAGACCGCATCGTCCAGGACCTGCTCGACGGTGACGCCGAGGACGAGACCATGGGGCTGGTCCGCTGGCCGCCTGGTGTGGGTGCCGAGGTGCGAGCTACACGGGGCTTCCGGGCCGAACTGCGGGCGTTCCTGGCGGAATGCACCGCTCTGGGCATCGATCCGCCCCGCCTCGTCGAGCTGGCCGGCGACGGGTCGCTTCCGGCCTCGACCTCCGAGCTCTGGCGGGCGCTGGCATCCTTCGCCGACGACTATCACGCCGTGCGTGCGCGGATGCGGGATGCGCACCGCGATGCGGCGGGGCTCGTGCGCGAGGCTGCCGCGCTGTTGCGGGCGCTGCCCGCCGACTCGCCTGCGCGCGGGGTGACCGCCCGCGTGCGCGTGCTGCTCGTCGACGACGCGCAGGAGCTCACCCTGAGCGGTGTCGAGATGCTGGAGGCCTGCCGCGCGGCGGGCATCGCCGTGCTCGTGTTCGGCGACCCGGACGTCGGTTCGGGAGCTTTCCGGGGGGCGCGTCCGGAGAACTTCGCGCGGCTCGCATCGGGTGTTCCGCTGATGGTGCTGGGCGGATGCCACCGCGGCGGCACTGCCGTGCGCGATCTCGCGGCCGAGGTGACGTCGCGCATCGGTGCCGCGGGTGTCGTGTCGCACCGACGGCGACCGAATGTACCTCAGCCGGATGAGGAAGGGACCGTCTCGGATCCGGACGACAGTATCCGCGCTTTCGCGCTCCGATCGTCGGGGGAGGAGTACGACACCGTTGCCCGTCTGCTGCGCGAACGCCACATCCACGACGGGGTCGCGTGGGAACGGTGCGCCGTGATCGCGCACGACAGCAGGCAGGTCGCGGCTTTCGAGGCCGAACTCGCCGCGCGTGAGGTCCCGACCGCCAGTGGACAAGGGCGCACGCTCGGCGAGAATCGCGCGGTACGCGACCTGCTGCGTCTGGTCGAACTCGCGGCCCGCCGATCCTGGGAATCGGACGAGACCGTCGAGGCGCTGCGCGCCGGCGGCTTCGACGTCGTGGACGTCCGACGGCTGCGGACCGCGCTGCGCCAGGACGCCGTCCGCGCCGGCGGTGGCGGCGATGCCGTCCCGGCGGTGCGCGATCTCCTGGCATCCGGCTTCGAGCACCCGCTGGAGTTCGAGCTCGTCGACACGCGAGAGGGCCGCCGCGCCGCCCGGATCGCGCAGACGATCGCCCAGCTGCGCGCCCAACTGGACGCGGACGCGACGGCGCACGAACTGTTGTGGACGGCCTGGGAGCGTTCGGGCTGGGAGCGCACGTGGCGCGAGGCCGCGGCGGCACGGGGACCGCTCGCCGAGCAGGCACGTCGCGATTTGGACGCGATCGTCTCGCTGTTCCAGGCGGCGAAGCGTCATGGCGAGCGCGCCGACGGCACCGCACCGGTCGCGTTCCTGCGCGGCATTCTCGAATCGGACGTCGCGGAGGACCGGCTGGTCTCTCCTGCACCGATCGACGTGGTCCAGGTTCTGACGCCGGCCGCCGCTCTCGGCACCGAGTTCGACACGGTCGTGATCGCGGGGGTGCAGGACGGCCTCTGGCCGAACCTGCGGACCCGAGGGGGTCTGTTCGACACGTGGCGACTGAGCATCGCCGGCACGGCCGAGGCGCACGGTCCGCTCGACCTTCGGCGCGCGGTGCTGCACGACGAGCTTCGTCTGTTCGTGCGATCGGTCACGCGGGCTTCCGAGCGCCTCATCGTCACCGCTGTCGACGACGACGACACCGGCCCCAGTGTGCTGTTCGAGTTCCTGCCGCCGGCCGAGCCGGCGCCGCGGAGCGCCGAGCATCCGCTGTCGCTGCGCGGCCTCGTCGCTCGGTACCGTCGCGTGCTCACCGTCGCGCGGTCGCCGTCCGCGGCGCGCGACGACGCCGCACGCCAACTCGCGCTTCTCGCCGCTGCCGGTGTGGCCGGCGCCGCGCCCGACGAGTGGTACGGCGTGCGCGGCCCCACGAGCGCGGGACCCTTGTACGACCTCGACCATGAGGCGGCGCGGGTCTCGCCGTCCAAGCTCGAGGCGATCGCGGAGTGCCAACTGAACTGGGTGATCGGCGACCTCGGTGGTGACGCGGGTGGTGTGGGGGCCGGGCTCGGGACGCTCATCCACGCGGCGCTGGAGCATGCCTCGGGCAGCGACGAGGCGGCGCTGTGGGCAGCAGTGGAGGCGAGATGGAGCGAGCTCGAGTTCGAGGCGGCCTGGATCGAGCGCACCGAGCGGGTACGCGCCCGCGATCTGGTCTCGAGACTCAGCGCGTACCTGGCCGACGCCGCGGCGGGGGGCACCACCCTCCTCGACGCCGAACCGCATTTCGAGATCGACGTGTCCGTGCCCGGCGCAGCCCTTCCCGCGGTCATCAGCGGCACGATCGACCGCGTCGAGCAGACCGCGACCGGGGCCGTCGTCATCGTCGATCTCAAGACGGGGCGCACCCAGGCCACCGGGCCCGGAGCCGCCCTCGGCAACCCGCAGCTGAGCGCCTACCAGCTGGCTTTCGAGCGCGGTGCGGTTCCCGGGACCGAGGGACGACCATCGGGCGGCGCCAAGCTTCTCGTCCTGAAGCCGACGCGCACCGCGCCGTACGCGACGCCCACGCAGCCTCCGTTCGACGACGAGACGCGCGACGCCTTCCTCGCGCGCATCGAGGAGTCGGTGCGCGTCATGGGCGGTGCGCAGTTCCTGGCTCCCTTCGAGGCCCATTGCCGCGACGACCACACCCACGGGCTGTGCCGCATCCACACGATCGGACCGGTGAGCAGCTCATGA
- a CDS encoding phosphotransferase, with translation MARSPLTLAASVTSALPDVVVTAVGSLSEGASGRYDSAIAELEDGRRVVVRVPVDDEADADLRSESRALRSLTAGIRGVLPFGAPDVLGETRVDGRHTLVQTLLPGYRVDAGHVPAGRGVATALATATAQVHDLPVSVVRDAGLPVLTAAQVRDEAERLLDRAETTGLLPFGLLRRWSSAIGSDALWRFETTVVLGGVDPASFVFEDDRDGVPQVTGLLHWGGLGVGDPAIDLRWTASAPNARDDVLDTYALASHRAPDPQLADRARLHAELEFARWLVHGHAIGSQSIVDDALALLESLDAAVRDEPPVAPGLTTADDAIAASARVAVAAGPIDTSMHTDTFDPDTLAQFIADEDARDGVDDDPDQTVPIELSEWSGLRDDESDDPRDATGPIGGSLASDQPRNEPADGTSAAEPPRDEDIDAAARNALRRWTGTV, from the coding sequence ATGGCACGCTCACCCCTCACTCTAGCCGCGTCGGTCACGTCGGCTCTTCCCGACGTCGTGGTGACCGCCGTGGGGTCTCTCAGCGAGGGTGCGTCCGGCCGCTACGACAGCGCGATCGCAGAACTCGAGGACGGACGCCGCGTCGTCGTCCGCGTTCCCGTCGACGACGAGGCCGATGCGGACCTGCGCTCGGAATCCCGGGCCCTGCGGTCTCTCACCGCCGGCATCCGCGGTGTCCTGCCCTTCGGCGCACCCGACGTGCTCGGCGAGACCCGTGTCGACGGGCGACACACCCTCGTCCAGACGCTGCTGCCCGGGTACCGCGTCGATGCCGGCCACGTCCCGGCAGGTCGCGGCGTGGCGACCGCACTCGCCACCGCCACCGCCCAGGTGCACGATCTGCCCGTGTCCGTCGTGCGCGACGCCGGCCTTCCGGTTCTCACCGCGGCCCAGGTGCGCGATGAGGCCGAGCGGCTGCTCGACCGCGCCGAGACGACGGGGCTGCTCCCCTTCGGCCTTCTCCGCCGGTGGAGCAGCGCGATCGGATCCGATGCGCTGTGGAGGTTCGAAACGACCGTCGTGCTCGGGGGCGTCGACCCCGCATCGTTCGTGTTCGAGGACGACCGCGACGGCGTTCCGCAGGTGACAGGACTGCTGCACTGGGGCGGGCTCGGCGTCGGCGACCCCGCGATCGATCTGCGGTGGACGGCGTCCGCTCCCAACGCTCGCGATGACGTACTCGACACGTATGCGCTCGCCTCTCATCGTGCCCCCGACCCGCAGCTCGCCGATCGCGCACGCCTGCACGCCGAGCTGGAGTTCGCCCGGTGGCTCGTCCACGGCCACGCGATCGGGTCGCAGAGCATCGTGGACGATGCGCTGGCGTTGCTGGAATCCCTCGATGCGGCCGTCCGGGACGAACCGCCCGTCGCGCCCGGTCTGACAACAGCCGACGACGCGATCGCCGCCAGCGCGCGCGTCGCGGTCGCCGCCGGCCCCATCGACACGTCGATGCACACCGACACGTTCGATCCCGACACCCTCGCGCAGTTCATCGCCGACGAGGATGCCCGGGACGGTGTCGACGACGACCCGGATCAGACGGTGCCGATCGAGCTGTCCGAGTGGTCGGGGCTTCGCGACGACGAATCCGACGACCCGCGGGACGCGACCGGTCCGATCGGTGGCTCGCTCGCCTCGGATCAGCCGCGCAACGAGCCCGCCGACGGCACGTCTGCGGCGGAACCTCCGCGCGACGAGGACATCGACGCCGCAGCCCGCAACGCCCTCCGGCGATGGACGGGGACCGTCTGA
- a CDS encoding DEAD/DEAH box helicase produces the protein MTTFSDMGVDADIVEALAAKGIVDAFPIQEQTIPLGLPGQDIIGQAKTGTGKTFGFGIPVVQRLGLDPTPGVKALIVVPTRELAVQVYEDMDMLTSNRSTSVVAIYGGKAYEGQIDQLKAGAQIVVGTPGRLIDLNNQRLLDLSNATEVVLDEADKMLDLGFLADIEKIFQKVAPVRHTMLYSATMPGPIVALARRFMSNPIHIRATDPDEGLTQANITHLVYRAHSLDKDEVIARILQAEGRGKTVVFTRTKRAAQRLVDELNDRGFNAGAVHGDMSQEARERSMAAFKAGKKDILIATDVAARGIDVDDVTHVINHTIPDDEKTYLHRAGRTGRAGKTGIAVTFVDWEDLHKWALINRALEFGQPEPVETYSSSPHLYTDLDIPAGTKGRITKAPRTDAVRTVSPARAADAAAEGSGEGGTRRRRRRRSGADSVGSTFAEGGAGSAAAASGDASSAERAADGAGTHDGAGTEHRDGNAAPARRRRRRRGGSGGAAGGAAPAAGA, from the coding sequence GTGACGACTTTCTCAGACATGGGCGTAGACGCCGACATCGTCGAGGCCCTCGCGGCCAAGGGCATCGTGGATGCCTTCCCGATCCAGGAGCAGACGATCCCGCTCGGTCTTCCGGGACAGGACATCATCGGCCAGGCCAAGACCGGAACGGGCAAGACGTTCGGCTTCGGCATCCCGGTCGTCCAGCGTCTCGGTCTCGACCCCACGCCTGGAGTGAAGGCCCTCATCGTCGTCCCGACGCGCGAACTCGCCGTGCAGGTCTACGAAGACATGGACATGCTCACCTCGAACCGCTCCACGAGCGTCGTCGCGATCTACGGCGGCAAGGCGTACGAGGGTCAGATCGACCAGCTGAAGGCGGGCGCGCAGATCGTCGTCGGCACGCCGGGCCGCCTCATCGACCTCAACAACCAGCGACTGCTCGACCTGTCGAACGCGACCGAGGTGGTCCTCGACGAGGCCGACAAGATGCTCGACCTCGGATTCCTCGCCGACATCGAGAAGATCTTCCAGAAGGTCGCCCCCGTGCGCCACACGATGCTCTACTCGGCGACGATGCCCGGGCCGATCGTCGCCCTCGCGCGACGCTTCATGTCGAACCCGATCCACATCCGGGCCACCGACCCCGACGAGGGTCTCACGCAGGCGAACATCACCCACCTCGTCTACCGTGCGCACTCGCTCGACAAGGACGAGGTCATCGCCCGCATCCTGCAGGCCGAGGGCCGCGGCAAGACGGTCGTGTTCACCCGCACGAAGCGCGCCGCGCAACGCCTGGTCGATGAGCTGAACGACCGCGGCTTCAACGCGGGTGCGGTCCACGGCGACATGAGCCAGGAGGCGCGCGAGCGCTCGATGGCGGCGTTCAAGGCCGGCAAGAAGGACATCCTCATCGCCACCGATGTCGCCGCCCGGGGCATCGACGTCGACGACGTCACGCACGTCATCAACCACACGATCCCCGACGACGAGAAGACCTACCTGCACCGCGCGGGTCGCACCGGCCGCGCGGGCAAGACGGGTATCGCCGTGACGTTCGTCGACTGGGAAGACCTGCACAAGTGGGCTCTCATCAACCGCGCGCTCGAGTTCGGTCAGCCCGAACCCGTCGAGACCTACTCGTCCAGCCCGCACCTCTACACCGACCTCGACATTCCCGCCGGTACGAAGGGGCGCATCACCAAGGCGCCGCGCACTGACGCGGTGCGGACGGTGTCGCCGGCCCGCGCTGCGGACGCAGCCGCCGAGGGCTCCGGCGAGGGCGGCACGCGCCGTCGCCGTCGTCGCCGCTCCGGTGCGGACAGCGTGGGCTCGACGTTCGCCGAGGGCGGTGCCGGTTCGGCGGCCGCGGCATCCGGCGACGCCTCGTCCGCCGAACGCGCGGCAGACGGTGCGGGCACGCACGACGGCGCTGGCACCGAGCACCGTGACGGCAACGCCGCCCCGGCTCGTCGCCGCCGTCGTCGTCGCGGTGGTTCGGGCGGCGCAGCCGGTGGCGCGGCTCCCGCTGCGGGAGCCTGA
- a CDS encoding ATP-dependent helicase, with translation MSSTALPALVDAAPAAAVVSPTALAAALGQFPPTDPQAEVISAPLTPALVVAGAGSGKTETMAGRVVWLVANGMVRRDEVLGLTFTRKAAGELAERIGRRLARLGEFERRGLVPHLDALHRRGELDVFVRIEREATDARAADIARRHALDALTAHREMTGEVIGGAPTDADALLHRPTVSTYNSFADQLVRENAVRIGRDPEAVVLSESTAWLLMRSVVHASDDPALEGIDRRPSTIIDAALQLARDAVDNLADLDAVAAFAGELQSVLERPSQRGSGPLAPVRDAVAPVAWLTPLARLAREYDAQKKRRGLIDFSDQVAGALRIVRAHPSVAEELRARYRVVLLDEYQDTSVVQSDLLADVFADTAVMAVGDPHQSIYGWRGASAGNLGGFAAAFSRTAPVRDFSLLTSWRNSTRVLEAANAVLHPLAGRSPVRVGELTERPGAPLGEVEVAYDVDVDAEADRVADWFAHLRAERAAVGATTTGAVLFRAKKHMVRFADALGRRGIPHRILGLGGLLSTPEVVDVVAALRVISDPRAGSSLIRLLSGPRWSIGLPDLRALAALARRLGRHDVALQALDADALQRLRRAGDEGVSLLETLDFVGRQRDDHGWLSAISEEGRMRLREAAAVFSGLRRAAGLPVPDLVRLIEVELRLDIELAANEARGPARVAGEQLRAFVDELQGFLATDDSGSLPALLAWLDRAERADEFAPRTEPPEDDVVQLLTIHGSKGLEWDAVAVVRAVVDELPAKPRDGLGWLRFGVLPYAFRGDRDWLPALAWSAEQAPTQQDLRTALDEFKTALKMRQLDEERRLAYVAVTRARDRLLVTGSAWCGTKTPRSPSPFLQEIADACGLETAFAEPGDDPYLDQSRLLSWPIDPLGARREAVEAAAARVRVAQDAPTAEPARDVVLLLAERAERESHRTGRAPTRMPASRYKDFVADYAGAVAAYEMPLPERPYRQTRLGTAFHTWVEERSGLTGAGPSPDDTLWDSEDAVEPASDAAALDDLKARFLRSEWADRRPVEVEVEIDVVLDDLLPDGRPHIAICKLDAVYRTGERIEIVDWKTGRPPRTAAEREERLLQLRLYRRAYHERSGVPEERIDVALYYVADDLVIRD, from the coding sequence ATGAGCAGCACGGCGCTTCCCGCGCTCGTCGACGCCGCGCCTGCGGCGGCCGTCGTGTCTCCGACGGCGTTGGCTGCTGCGCTCGGACAGTTTCCTCCGACCGATCCGCAGGCCGAGGTCATCTCCGCGCCGCTCACTCCCGCGCTCGTGGTCGCCGGGGCCGGCAGTGGGAAGACGGAGACGATGGCGGGGCGCGTCGTCTGGCTCGTCGCCAACGGCATGGTGCGTCGCGACGAGGTTCTGGGGCTGACGTTCACCCGCAAAGCGGCGGGCGAGCTCGCCGAGCGGATCGGACGACGGTTGGCGCGACTGGGGGAGTTCGAACGCCGCGGTCTGGTGCCGCATCTGGATGCGCTGCACCGACGAGGCGAGCTCGATGTCTTCGTGCGGATCGAGCGTGAGGCGACGGATGCCCGTGCCGCGGACATCGCCCGGCGCCACGCCCTCGACGCGCTCACCGCGCATCGAGAGATGACGGGGGAGGTGATCGGAGGCGCCCCCACCGATGCCGACGCGCTGCTGCACCGCCCCACGGTGTCGACCTACAACAGCTTCGCCGACCAGCTCGTGCGCGAGAACGCGGTGCGGATCGGTCGCGACCCGGAAGCGGTCGTGCTCAGCGAATCGACGGCGTGGTTGCTGATGCGCAGCGTCGTCCATGCCTCGGACGATCCCGCACTGGAGGGAATCGACCGGCGGCCCTCGACGATCATCGACGCGGCACTGCAGCTCGCGCGGGACGCGGTCGACAACCTCGCGGACCTGGATGCGGTCGCCGCTTTCGCGGGCGAGCTGCAGAGCGTGCTCGAGCGGCCCTCGCAACGCGGGAGCGGTCCGCTCGCCCCCGTGCGCGACGCGGTGGCGCCCGTCGCATGGTTGACCCCGCTCGCCCGTCTCGCCCGGGAGTACGACGCTCAGAAGAAGCGTCGTGGCCTCATCGACTTCTCCGATCAGGTGGCCGGCGCCCTGAGGATCGTTCGCGCGCATCCTTCCGTGGCGGAGGAGCTCCGCGCGCGCTACCGCGTCGTGCTCCTGGACGAGTACCAGGACACGTCCGTCGTCCAGAGCGATCTTCTCGCCGACGTGTTCGCCGACACCGCCGTGATGGCCGTCGGCGACCCCCATCAGTCCATCTACGGGTGGCGCGGGGCCAGCGCCGGGAATCTCGGTGGCTTCGCCGCGGCGTTCTCGCGCACCGCGCCCGTACGTGACTTCTCGTTGCTGACGAGCTGGCGCAACAGCACGCGTGTGCTCGAGGCCGCCAATGCCGTGCTCCACCCCCTCGCGGGTCGCTCTCCCGTTCGCGTCGGAGAGCTCACCGAACGGCCGGGTGCGCCGCTCGGTGAGGTCGAGGTCGCCTATGACGTCGACGTGGATGCCGAGGCAGACCGTGTCGCGGACTGGTTCGCGCACCTCCGGGCAGAGCGCGCCGCGGTCGGCGCGACGACGACCGGCGCGGTGCTGTTCCGCGCGAAGAAGCACATGGTGCGATTCGCCGACGCGCTCGGTCGCCGCGGCATCCCGCACCGCATCCTGGGGCTGGGCGGGCTTCTGTCCACACCCGAGGTGGTCGATGTGGTGGCCGCGCTCCGCGTCATCAGCGATCCGAGGGCCGGGTCGTCGCTGATCCGGTTGTTGAGCGGTCCCCGGTGGTCCATCGGGCTCCCGGACCTGCGTGCACTCGCCGCACTCGCCCGGCGTCTGGGGCGGCACGACGTGGCGCTTCAGGCCCTCGACGCCGACGCGCTGCAGCGTCTGCGCCGTGCGGGCGACGAGGGGGTGTCTCTCCTGGAAACGCTCGACTTCGTCGGGCGCCAGCGCGACGACCACGGCTGGCTGTCGGCGATCTCCGAGGAGGGGCGGATGCGGCTGCGCGAGGCCGCCGCGGTCTTCTCCGGACTGCGTCGCGCTGCCGGCCTGCCGGTGCCCGACCTCGTGCGCCTCATCGAGGTCGAGCTCCGTCTGGACATCGAGCTGGCGGCCAACGAGGCGCGGGGGCCGGCGCGGGTGGCCGGCGAGCAGCTGCGCGCGTTCGTGGACGAGCTGCAGGGCTTCCTCGCCACCGACGACAGCGGCTCGTTGCCGGCGCTGCTGGCCTGGCTGGACAGAGCCGAACGCGCGGACGAGTTCGCCCCCCGCACCGAACCCCCCGAAGACGATGTGGTGCAGCTGCTCACGATCCACGGGTCCAAGGGGCTTGAATGGGACGCGGTCGCGGTGGTCCGAGCGGTGGTGGATGAGCTGCCCGCGAAGCCGCGCGACGGGTTGGGGTGGCTGCGCTTCGGTGTGCTGCCCTACGCCTTCCGCGGAGATCGGGACTGGCTGCCCGCCCTCGCCTGGAGCGCCGAGCAGGCACCCACGCAGCAGGATCTGCGCACCGCTCTGGACGAGTTCAAGACCGCCCTGAAGATGCGTCAGCTCGACGAGGAGCGCCGGCTCGCGTACGTCGCGGTGACGCGGGCGCGCGACCGTCTTCTGGTGACCGGCTCGGCCTGGTGCGGCACGAAGACGCCGCGGTCACCGAGTCCTTTCCTGCAGGAGATCGCCGACGCGTGCGGTCTCGAGACCGCGTTCGCCGAGCCCGGCGACGATCCGTACCTCGACCAGTCGCGTCTGCTGTCGTGGCCGATCGATCCGTTGGGTGCGCGCCGCGAGGCGGTGGAGGCGGCCGCTGCGCGCGTACGCGTCGCACAGGACGCGCCGACCGCGGAGCCCGCGCGCGATGTCGTCCTGCTGCTGGCCGAGCGCGCCGAGCGGGAATCGCATCGCACCGGGCGGGCGCCGACGCGGATGCCGGCGTCGAGGTACAAGGACTTCGTCGCCGACTACGCCGGTGCCGTCGCCGCGTACGAGATGCCTCTCCCCGAGCGTCCGTACCGACAGACCCGCCTCGGCACCGCGTTCCACACCTGGGTGGAGGAGCGTTCCGGCCTCACCGGGGCGGGTCCCTCTCCCGACGACACGCTCTGGGACAGCGAGGACGCAGTGGAACCCGCCTCGGATGCCGCGGCGCTGGATGACCTCAAGGCGCGCTTCCTGCGGTCGGAATGGGCGGATCGCCGGCCCGTCGAGGTCGAGGTCGAGATCGACGTCGTACTCGACGACCTTCTGCCGGACGGGCGTCCGCACATCGCCATCTGCAAGCTCGATGCGGTGTACCGCACCGGTGAGCGTATCGAGATCGTGGACTGGAAGACCGGGCGGCCGCCGCGCACCGCCGCCGAGCGGGAGGAGCGCCTGCTGCAGCTGCGCCTGTACCGCCGCGCGTACCACGAGCGTTCGGGCGTTCCCGAGGAGCGGATCGACGTCGCGCTGTACTACGTGGCCGACGACCTGGTGATCCGGGACTGA
- a CDS encoding GlsB/YeaQ/YmgE family stress response membrane protein, with amino-acid sequence MDILLALIFGAVAGGTLHYLMPGRVSRGAALAPLVGALVGGASWSAFTWAGVTTTSPWIWIVSIVLPLVVVPILLTVLTRTRASHDARERVRLKIS; translated from the coding sequence GTGGACATCCTCCTCGCGTTGATCTTCGGCGCCGTCGCCGGCGGCACGTTGCATTACCTGATGCCGGGTCGTGTCTCGCGCGGGGCGGCACTCGCACCCCTCGTCGGCGCCCTCGTCGGCGGAGCCTCGTGGTCCGCGTTCACGTGGGCGGGCGTGACGACGACCAGCCCGTGGATCTGGATCGTCTCGATCGTTCTTCCGCTGGTGGTCGTCCCGATCCTGCTGACCGTTCTGACGCGGACGCGCGCATCGCACGACGCGCGCGAGCGCGTGCGCCTCAAGATCTCCTGA
- a CDS encoding DUF3107 domain-containing protein: MEIRIGIANTARELSFESAQSADVVSKSVSDALESGQSAVTFTDVKGNSYIVPTAGIAFVEVGTEESRRVGFVA; this comes from the coding sequence GTGGAGATCCGCATCGGCATCGCGAACACCGCCCGTGAACTCAGCTTCGAGTCCGCCCAGTCGGCGGACGTCGTCTCGAAGTCCGTGTCGGACGCGCTCGAGTCGGGACAGAGCGCCGTGACGTTCACCGACGTCAAGGGCAACTCCTACATCGTGCCGACCGCGGGCATCGCCTTCGTCGAGGTGGGCACCGAAGAGTCGCGCCGCGTCGGCTTCGTCGCCTGA